In Crassostrea angulata isolate pt1a10 chromosome 4, ASM2561291v2, whole genome shotgun sequence, one genomic interval encodes:
- the LOC128179747 gene encoding uncharacterized protein LOC128179747, giving the protein MRFAIIAFIWLAICFQFLNHCGCKMAEGAGKGENPESRKELQVLIDQINSEPHYRVIPKDEYEMLAKNSHMSTKPPITSTPRAPFAHLGIGAKPKFSPRVSLPTPGLLNTSALYQNPNSNPVNLSTYKNPNPTPVKLPTFSGEQIQKGEVSFDVWSYEVRCLKTQYPESVILQSVRSSLKGTAREMLIPLGETATVDIILQKLDDFYGNVYTAENIMQSFYSDYQREGESIVTFGSRLEQTVSRAIRFGHIDEVAKEAMLRSKFWSGLRNHELRNATRNKYETVKDFHSLLREIRQIEHEEKNLKIETTKPVQSNTVCTEIEDHVSNFDLKEQLTELLGQMKKLDARMSRLEQDHENLYKANRDSFQTQTQNSFSGNRGNSYGYRKSDQRF; this is encoded by the coding sequence ATGCGCTTTGCGATAATTGCTTTTATTTGGCTTGcgatttgttttcaatttttgaatcATTGTGGTTGTAAGATGGCAGAAGGTGCAGGGAAGGGAGAAAATCCTGAAAGTAGGAAAGAACTACAGGTTCTCATTGATCAAATCAACTCAGAACCACATTACAGAGTGATTCCGAAAGATGAGTATGAGATGTTAGCTAAGAACAGTCACATGTCGACTAAGCCTCCCATAACAAGTACCCCTAGGGCTCCCTTTGCTCATTTAGGTATTGGTGCTAAGCCTAAATTTTCACCTAGAGTATCCTTACCAACCCCTGGGTTACTTAATACATCTGCTCTATATCAGAACCCCAATTCAAACCCTGTGAATCTCTCTACATACAagaaccccaacccaacccctGTAAAACTCCCTACATTTAGTGGAGAACAAATTCAAAAGGGTGAAGTAAGTTTTGACGTGTGGTCATATGAAGTTAGATGTTTAAAAACTCAGTATCCTGAAAGTGTTATTTTACAGTCTGTTAGAAGCTCTTTGAAAGGTACTGCCAGGGAGATGCTGATTCCTCTCGGAGAAACAGCGACAGTTGACATCATTCTTCAGAAACTGGATGACTTTTACGGAAACGTCTACACTGCAGAAAACATTATGCAGAGTTTCTACAGTGATTACCAAAGAGAAGGTGAGAGTATTGTTACTTTTGGGTCAAGATTAGAACAAACAGTTTCTAGAGCAATTAGATTTGGACACATTGATGAGGTTGCAAAGGAGGCAATGTTACGATCAAAGTTTTGGTCAGGATTAAGAAATCATGAGTTAAGAAATGCAACACGAAACAAATATGAAACTGTGAAAGATTTTCATTCTCTTTTAAGAGAAATTAGACAGATTGAACATGAAGAGAAAAACTTGAAAATAGAAACCACAAAGCCTGTTCAGAGCAATACTGTGTGTACTGAAATTGAAGATCATGTGTCAAACTTTGATTTGAAAGAGCAACTTACTGAATTACTTGGTCAGATGAAAAAACTTGATGCACGAATGAGTAGGTTGGAACAAGATCATGAGAATTTATATAAAGCTAATAGAGATTCTTTTCAGACACAAACTCAGAATTCCTTTAGTGGAAATAGGGGCAATTCCTATGGCTACAGGAAAAGTGACCAGCGTTTTTGA